The following proteins are encoded in a genomic region of Corallococcus silvisoli:
- a CDS encoding tRNA (5-methylaminomethyl-2-thiouridine)(34)-methyltransferase MnmD: MSEPSHPRDGDFELVTLRNGHRAVRHLGHGEVMHPAVGPWQEALRLYVDQPGLADRLRQPGPPLVIHDVGLGAATNAVAALTRARELGPERARDLHVVSFEVDLAPLRLALADAEGFPFLQPFRPAAEALMRHGTWEEPGLQWTLHLGDAVPYLEGALPTADLVFFDPFSPASNPDMWTEAVLARVRRHCREDGEGALLMTYSAATPTRVTLLLAGFFVGAGVSTGTKGETTVASTRWESLTTPLGSRWLERWERSSSRAPHGATLTPEVERRLRTHPQWR; the protein is encoded by the coding sequence ATGTCCGAGCCCTCCCACCCGCGCGACGGCGACTTCGAGCTCGTCACCCTCCGCAACGGCCACCGCGCCGTGCGGCACCTGGGCCACGGGGAGGTCATGCACCCCGCAGTGGGGCCCTGGCAGGAGGCCCTGCGCCTCTACGTGGATCAACCCGGCCTCGCGGACCGCCTGCGCCAGCCGGGGCCGCCGCTCGTCATCCACGACGTGGGCCTGGGCGCCGCCACCAACGCCGTCGCCGCGCTCACCCGCGCCCGGGAGCTGGGCCCGGAGCGCGCCCGCGACCTGCATGTCGTCAGCTTCGAGGTGGACCTGGCCCCGCTGCGCCTGGCCCTCGCGGACGCGGAGGGCTTCCCCTTCCTCCAGCCCTTCCGCCCGGCCGCCGAAGCCCTCATGCGCCACGGCACCTGGGAGGAGCCCGGCCTCCAGTGGACCCTCCACCTGGGGGACGCGGTGCCGTACCTGGAGGGGGCCCTGCCCACGGCCGACCTCGTCTTCTTCGATCCGTTCTCGCCGGCGTCCAACCCGGACATGTGGACCGAAGCCGTGCTCGCCCGGGTGCGCCGCCACTGCCGAGAGGACGGGGAGGGCGCCCTGCTGATGACCTACAGCGCCGCCACGCCCACCCGCGTCACGCTGCTGCTCGCGGGGTTCTTCGTGGGGGCCGGCGTCTCCACCGGCACCAAGGGGGAGACCACCGTGGCCTCGACCCGCTGGGAATCCCTGACCACCCCGCTGGGGTCCCGGTGGCTCGAGCGCTGGGAGCGCTCCTCCTCCCGGGCGCCCCATGGGGCCACCCTCACGCCTGAGGTCGAGCGTCGCCTGAGGACCCATCCTCAGTGGCGTTGA